The Coffea arabica cultivar ET-39 chromosome 4e, Coffea Arabica ET-39 HiFi, whole genome shotgun sequence genome includes a window with the following:
- the LOC113741094 gene encoding uncharacterized protein, which yields MDPNYLHNCHVFIFDGKNDFEAWWLMMKNFFQNIRVWNIVETGYTEPVEGIELSSDAVKELERNRQFDCKAMYYLNTQVQLHVAKKFIHAKSAKEAWTILVNSNRGAASVRKIRLQELRRQFELAQMKSMESVKDFIGTIKEIVNDMESNGENLEEVRVVEKVLRSLTAKFHTKKTVLEATKDLDNLSLAELEGELLMYEMSLNQQPSDTVEEVLQAKVDHPKGKDVNRMDTNQRGQNFRGRGRRGRGNFPSRGRGNYSYHPRNNSNRDQKNNHQQNQRNNFQRRDRSNVQCYNCGKTGHYQNECWSNKEVHANVVENSSDR from the coding sequence atggatCCAAATTATTTGCACAATTGTCACGTTTTTATCTTCGACGGTAAAAACGATTTTGAGGCTTGGTGGTTAATGATGaagaattttttccaaaatattagAGTTTGGAATATTGTCGAAACAGGATACACGGAACCGGTAGAAGGTATAGAATTATCAAGTGATGCAGTTAAAGAACTAGAGAGAAATAGACAGTTCGATTGCAAGGCAATGTATTATCTCAACACTCAAGTCCAGTTGCATGTTGCCAAAAAATTTATACATGCAAAGTCGGCAAAAGAGGCTTGGACAATTTTAGTGAACTCAAATCGAGGTGCTGCTAGTGTGAGAAAAATCAGATTGCAGGAACTTAGGAGACAATTTGAGTTGGCCCAGATGAAATCCATGGAGTCAGTTAAAGATTTTATTGGTACAATTAAAGAAATTGTCAACGACATGGAGTCCAATGGTGAGAATTTGGAAGAGGTTAGAGTTGTTGAAAAAGTTCTAAGATCTCTAACTGCCAAATTTCACACCAAGAAGACAGTCCTTGAAGCCACAAAGGACCTTGACAATTTGTCACTTGCTGAATTGGAAGGTGAATTGCTGATGTATGAGATGTCCTTGAATCAGCAGCCATCGGATACAGTAGAGGAGGTGTTACAAGCCAAGGTGGATCACCCAAAAGGAAAAGATGTGAATCGTATGGACACAAATCAAAGGGGCCAGAACTTCAGAGGTAGAGGACGTCGAGGCAGAGGTAACTTTCCTAGTCGTGGAAGAGGTAATTATTCTTACCATCCCAGAAACAATTCTAATAGGGATCAGAAAAACAATCACCAGCAGAatcaaagaaataattttcaaagacGTGATAGATCTAATGTCCAATGTTATAACTGTGGTAAAACTGGACATTATCAGAATGAATGTTGGTCTAATAAAGAGGTACATGCTAACGTGGTTGAAAATAGTAGTGATAGATAG